The nucleotide window AAGTTTGAAGTCATAGCTTCTCCAAAGCATGTGTTTAGATATGCTCAAACATTAAAAAGTAATGGTAAAATAAATGAATCTGATAAATGGCTGTTGAAATTAAAAGAAGTAAAAGGAAATGATAGTAGAGCCATTGCATTAGAGAAAAATAAAGATTATTTTGTTGAATATACAAACAAAGAAAAAACATTTATAAATATTCACAATGTATCTTCTAACTCTAAATATTCCGATTTTGGAGGATTTATTTATGACAATACTTTATATTTTGCATCAACTAGGCCTGACGAAGAAAATAAGAAGATTTATCAATGGAATAATCAACCTTATTTAAATATTTATACTTCAAAATTAAAAAGATTAGAAGAAGATAAGGCTTTAGATGTGGAATTATCTGAGAAGATAACAGCTTTAAGTACAAAATACCATGAATCTAATGCTGTTATAAGTAAAAATGGTAAAACCATGTACTTTACTAGAGATAATTATGATGGAGATAAGTTAAAATCTGATAAACAAAGAACTACTCATCTAAAAATTTATAAAGCTGAAAAAATTTATGAAACTTGGGGGAATGTAAAAGAATTACCATTTAATAGCGATGAATATTCTACAGGACACCCAGCTTTAAGTGCAGATGAAAAAACGCTATATTTTGTATCTGACATGCCAAATGGATATGGAGGTACAGATATTTATAAAGTAGCTATAGAGGCTGATGGTAGTTATGGGAAACCAGAAAACTTAGGTGAAACAATTAATACTGAAGGAAGAGAAATGTTTCCATTTGCAGGAAAAGACAATCGTTTATACTTTGCTTCTAATGGTCATTTAGGTTTAGGTGCATTAGATATATTTGAATCTAAAATAGAGAATAATACATATTCAGATCCAGTTAATTTAGGCGCTCCAGTTAATGGACCTCGTGATGATTTTGCCTTTGTTATTAATGACCAAAGAACTGCTGGTTTTTTTTCTTCTAATAGAGAAGATGGAAGAGGAGATGATGATATCTATAGTTTTACAATTTATAAATGTAAAGAAGATATTAACGGTATTGTGTCTGATTCTAGAACTGGAGATCCAATAGATAAGGTAACAGTACGATTAATAAATGAAAAAGGCGAACCAGTTTCTAAGCAAATAACAAATTTAGATGGAAGTTATTCTTTTGATAAAATAGATTGTGAAAAAAACTTTATAGTGGTAGCTTCAAAAGATGATTACAAAGTAACTGAAAAAGAAACAGCAACATTAGATGTAAATAAGAAAGTATTAAAAACTGATTTACAATTAGAATCTTTGATAGTAGAAGACCAAATAGTTATTAATCCTATTTATTTTAACTTTAATTTATTCAATATTAGAGAAGATGCTGAGTATGAATTAGAAAAAATAGTTACTGTTATGAAGAATCATCCTGATATGATTATTAAAATAGAATCGCATACTGATAGTAGAGGAACTAAAGAATACAATAGAATTCTTTCAGACAATAGAGCTAAATCTACAAGAGATTATATAATTTCTAGAGGTATTTCTTCAAATAGAATAGAGAGTGCTATTGGATATGGAGAAGATCAGTTATTGAATGATTGTAATGATAAGAATCAAAAGAAATGTTCAGAAGAAGAGCATCAACAAAATAGGAGGTCATATTTTTATATTTTAAGTGATACAAAAAATGTAAAAGCAATAGTTAATAAATAGGTTTCCAATAAATGTTTTTTTATTTAAGTAGTTTATAAAATGACAAAAATATGAATAGGTGTTTTTTGTAGAATTAATTCGGATAGTTTTTAGTACATTGTAACTAGATTTTATACTAGAATTATGGTGCGTTTTATAAAGTATATAGCAATTTTTTTACTAGGTTTTTTAATAGCTAAACTTTGGTATGACAGAAAAGAAGTTAAACATGAAAAAGAAGAAATAGAAGTGTTTCTTAATGGAGTACAAAACTTAAGTAAATTAGTTGTTACTGAAGGAAGTTTTTCAGAAATGTATAGTTTTTCTGAGACTAAGAAATATTTCTACGATTACATTTCTTTTCAAAAAAAAGCAATATTATCTGTCAATGCTAAAGTTGAAGTCGGCTATGATTTGTCAAAATTAGATATTCAAATAGATACTATAGGAAAACAAATTATAATTAATAAGATTCCTAAAGAAGAAGTTACTATTTCACCAGATATTAAATATTTTGATTTACAACAGAGTAAGTTTAATACTTTTTCTAAATCAGAATTGAATAAATTGAGCGATAGAGCCATTGAAAAGATAAAAACAACCATAACTGTATCAGAGTTACAAAAAGAAGCTAAAAACCGATTATTTGAAGAGCTGTCTAAAATTTATCAGCTTTCAAAAATATATCAATGGGAAGTAGTAAATAAAACTGACTCGGAGTTCTTAAAAAAGAATAGAATTAAATATTAATGAGGTAGTTTTTTACTCAGTATACCATAAATAAAAGTTCCAAAAACGGCTCCTACTAGTACAATAAGAATAGGAAGTATACCATGTCCTATTAAAACAAATATAGGACCTGGACAAGCACCTGCTAAAGCCCAGCCTAAACCGAATATTATACCACCAATTAAGGATTTTGTAAGTCCTTTTTTCTTTTCTTTTATAAAAACTTTTTTTCCTAAATAATTAGTAATGATACCTGTTTTGAATAAATACATGAAAATCATAGAAAAAGCAACAGCAGTACCAATAATACCATACATATGAAATGATTGAAACTTGAACATTTCATAAATTCGGTACCAAGAAATAGCTTCAGATTTTGTTAAAATAATTCCAAATAAAATTCCTGTGAATAAAAACTTTAAATATTTCATATTAATTAAATATTAGAGGAAATACTAACCAAACCATAAATAGCCCGCCAATAAAAAAGCCTATAACAGCAATTAAAGACGGTAATTGAAAGCTACTTAAACCAGTAATTGCATGTCCAGAAGTACAACCATCAGCATATCTTGTTCCAAATCCAATTAAAACACCAGCAAAAAAAAGTATTAAAAAACCTTTTAAAGTTAATAAACTTTCAATGCTAAAAATTTCAGAAGGAACAAAAGTAGTTCCAATATCGTTAAAACCTAATTCATTTAAGTCTTTGATTGTTTCTAAACTGATATCTATTGAAGTATCTTTTGATAAATATTCTACGGTAACATAACCACCAATTATCAATCCTATTAAAAAAATTAGAGACCAAGTTTTATCTTTCCAGTTGGTATTAAAATAGTCAGAAATTTTTCCAGCACCAGCTATTGTACACATCGTTTCTAAGTTACTAGAAATGCCAAAGTTTTTTCCGAAATAGAATAATAAAAATAAAACAATCGATATCAAAAATCCTGACACATACCAAGGCCAAGGCTGTAAAATAAATTCCATTATAATTTTTACTTTAAAATTAAGTCTTAAAGCTCATTTAAACCTAACAACAATTAATGTAAAGTATTGTTTATATAATCAATAATTAATTTGGTGGCACCAATATTATTTTCAATATATTCTTTGTTAATAACTCCCATTTTAGTTCTTAAAGTATTATTTGATTTTAAAGTTGTAAATGTAGTGTAAAAATCATTTTTATTATGAATACCAATAGCACCTTTTAAAGAAAGTAAATCTACAGCTTCTTGAAATTTTTTATATTTTTTATTTCCGAAAACCAAAGGAATACCAAAAACAGCTGGTTCTAAGGTATTATGAAGGTTAGTTTTTAATCCACCACCAATATAAGCTACGTCAGCATACGAATATATCTTGGTTAGTATACCAATTGTATCAATAATGAATACTTGATATTCTGATAAGTTTTTTTCTTCCTTTTCAGAAAACAAAACAGTCTTTTTATTTATTGATTTTTTTAAAGCTATTATGTCTTGTGAGTTTATGTTATGTGGAGCAATAATGAATTTTTCATCTTTTGAAGAACCATTATTTATATAGTTTACAATACATTCTTCATCCTCAGCCCATGAACTACCAGCAACTATTGTATAATTGTTGTTTTTAAATTCTGAAATGAAGTTTAAAGTATTGTTTTGTTTTAATATATCATATACTCTATCAAAACGAGTATCTCCACAAACTGTAGTGTTTTTTAAATTTATAGAATTTAAAAGTTTTTTTGAAGTTTCGTTTTGAACAAAAAAATAATTAAAGGCATTTAATTTTTTTCGCATAAAACCGCCATACCATTTAAAAAATGATTGTTTTTCTCTAAAAATACCAGAAACTAAAACAGTATGTATATTTAGTTTTTGTAGTTCAGATAATAAATTTGGCCAAAATTCATATTTAATTATTACAGCGAGTTCTGGGTGAACTGTTTCTATAAAATTTTGCATATTTCTTTTTGTGTCAAAAGGTAAATAGCAAACAACATCAGCATGTTTATATTCTTTTTTTATTTCATAACCAGAAGGAGAAAAAAAAGTAAGAACTATTTTATAATTTGGATATAAAAGCTTGAAGTTTTCAATGATGGGTCTTCCTTGCTCAAATTCACCTAACGAAGCCGCATGGAACCATACAACTTTATCATCTTTAGAAATAGTATTTAATTTAGAAAAAGAATCTTTTCTTCCTTCAATAAATAAGTTTATTTTTTTATTGAATAAGGCTATGATTTTTAATAAAAAATAGACAAAATGTAAAATCAAATTATATACTAAATTCATAATGCGAAGTTAGGGAATAAAAAAAATCAGTGAAATATTCACTGATTTTTATTTATTGTACTATAATAGTTTATTTCATTTCGAAATCCTCCATAAATTTTGTGGTATAGTTACCAGCAACATAATCTGGATGATCCATTAATTGTCTATGAAAAGGAATCGTAGTTTTTACACCTTCAATAACGTATTCATCTAATGCACGTTTCATTTTATTAATAGCTTCTTCTCTTGTTTGAGCAGTAACAATTAATTTTGAAATCATAGAATCATAATTAGGTGGTATCATATAACCTGCATATACGTGTGTATCTATACGTACACCATGTCCTCCTGGAGCATGATAAGAAGTTATTTTTCCTGGAGCTGGTCTAAATCCATTGTATGGATCTTCAGCATTAATTCTACATTCTATAGAGTGTAATTGAGGTGTGTAGTTTTTACCTGAAATTGGCACACCAGCAGCAACTAATATCTGTTCACGTATTAAATCATAATCAACTACTTCTTCAGTAATTGGGTGTTCTACTTGAATACGAGTATTCATTTCCATGAAGTAGAAGTTACGATGCTTGTCAACTAAAAATTCAACAGTACCAGCACCTTCATATTTAATAAATTCTGCTGCTTTTACTGCTGCTTTACCCATTTCATCACGTAACTCATCAGTCATGAATGGAGAAGGAGTTTCTTCTGTTAATTTTTGATGACGACGTTGAACTGAACAATCTCTTTCAGATAAATGACATGCCTTTCCAAAGGCATCTCCAACTACTTGAATTTCTATATGACGAGGCTCTTCAATTAACTTCTCCATATACATATCATCATTTCCAAAAGCAGCTTTTGATTCTTGTCTAGCAGAATCCCAAGCATCTTTTAAATCTTCAGCTTTCCAAACAGCACGCATACCTTTTCCTCCACCTCCTGCTGAAGCTTTAAGCATTACAGGATATACAGTTTCTTCAGCTACTTTTAAACATTCTTCAAAAGTATTAATAACACCGTCACTACCAGGAACACAAGGTACACCAGCAGCTTTCATTGTAGCTTTGGCGTTCGCTTTATCTCCCATTCTATCAATCATCTCTGGTGAAGCTCCGATAAATTTAATATCGTGTTCATCACATAATTTTGAAAATTTAGCGTTTTCAGCTAAAAAACCATACCCAGGATGAATTGCATCTGCATTAGTAATTTCAGCAGCAGCAATAATATGTGACATTTTTAAGTAAGATTCACTACTAGGAGCAGGTCCAATACACACTGCTTCATCAGCAAATCGTACATGTAAACTTTCTGCATCTGCTTTAGAGTAAACAGCTACAGTTTTTATTCCCATCTCCTTACAGGTTCTTATTACACGTAGTGCAATTTCACCTCTATTGGCAATTAATATTTTTTTAAACATAATTAGATAATTTAAGGGTTAAAATTTAAAATAAGTATACTTGTTCAAGTATTACGAACTAAATAATAACTATTAATTATGATGGGTCAACTAAGAAAAGAGGTTGGTCAAACTCTACAGGAGTAGAATCATCAACTAAAACTTTAACTACTTTACCTGATATCTCAGATTCTATTTCGTTAAATAATTTCATTGCTTCAATAATACATACAGTATCACCAACTTTAACTTCAGTTCCT belongs to Tenacibaculum sp. MAR_2010_89 and includes:
- a CDS encoding YeeE/YedE family protein, producing MEFILQPWPWYVSGFLISIVLFLLFYFGKNFGISSNLETMCTIAGAGKISDYFNTNWKDKTWSLIFLIGLIIGGYVTVEYLSKDTSIDISLETIKDLNELGFNDIGTTFVPSEIFSIESLLTLKGFLILFFAGVLIGFGTRYADGCTSGHAITGLSSFQLPSLIAVIGFFIGGLFMVWLVFPLIFN
- a CDS encoding DUF6691 family protein, which produces MKYLKFLFTGILFGIILTKSEAISWYRIYEMFKFQSFHMYGIIGTAVAFSMIFMYLFKTGIITNYLGKKVFIKEKKKGLTKSLIGGIIFGLGWALAGACPGPIFVLIGHGILPILIVLVGAVFGTFIYGILSKKLPH
- a CDS encoding OmpA family protein — its product is MKKIIFLYVLLFVTVFSFGQRKYAADRYFKEYAYKKSAELYKTIYDKGDETYLVISRLADSYYFNVDFDKAEKWYAELMNKFEVIASPKHVFRYAQTLKSNGKINESDKWLLKLKEVKGNDSRAIALEKNKDYFVEYTNKEKTFINIHNVSSNSKYSDFGGFIYDNTLYFASTRPDEENKKIYQWNNQPYLNIYTSKLKRLEEDKALDVELSEKITALSTKYHESNAVISKNGKTMYFTRDNYDGDKLKSDKQRTTHLKIYKAEKIYETWGNVKELPFNSDEYSTGHPALSADEKTLYFVSDMPNGYGGTDIYKVAIEADGSYGKPENLGETINTEGREMFPFAGKDNRLYFASNGHLGLGALDIFESKIENNTYSDPVNLGAPVNGPRDDFAFVINDQRTAGFFSSNREDGRGDDDIYSFTIYKCKEDINGIVSDSRTGDPIDKVTVRLINEKGEPVSKQITNLDGSYSFDKIDCEKNFIVVASKDDYKVTEKETATLDVNKKVLKTDLQLESLIVEDQIVINPIYFNFNLFNIREDAEYELEKIVTVMKNHPDMIIKIESHTDSRGTKEYNRILSDNRAKSTRDYIISRGISSNRIESAIGYGEDQLLNDCNDKNQKKCSEEEHQQNRRSYFYILSDTKNVKAIVNK
- the accC gene encoding acetyl-CoA carboxylase biotin carboxylase subunit; protein product: MFKKILIANRGEIALRVIRTCKEMGIKTVAVYSKADAESLHVRFADEAVCIGPAPSSESYLKMSHIIAAAEITNADAIHPGYGFLAENAKFSKLCDEHDIKFIGASPEMIDRMGDKANAKATMKAAGVPCVPGSDGVINTFEECLKVAEETVYPVMLKASAGGGGKGMRAVWKAEDLKDAWDSARQESKAAFGNDDMYMEKLIEEPRHIEIQVVGDAFGKACHLSERDCSVQRRHQKLTEETPSPFMTDELRDEMGKAAVKAAEFIKYEGAGTVEFLVDKHRNFYFMEMNTRIQVEHPITEEVVDYDLIREQILVAAGVPISGKNYTPQLHSIECRINAEDPYNGFRPAPGKITSYHAPGGHGVRIDTHVYAGYMIPPNYDSMISKLIVTAQTREEAINKMKRALDEYVIEGVKTTIPFHRQLMDHPDYVAGNYTTKFMEDFEMK
- a CDS encoding DUF4230 domain-containing protein, which encodes MVRFIKYIAIFLLGFLIAKLWYDRKEVKHEKEEIEVFLNGVQNLSKLVVTEGSFSEMYSFSETKKYFYDYISFQKKAILSVNAKVEVGYDLSKLDIQIDTIGKQIIINKIPKEEVTISPDIKYFDLQQSKFNTFSKSELNKLSDRAIEKIKTTITVSELQKEAKNRLFEELSKIYQLSKIYQWEVVNKTDSEFLKKNRIKY
- a CDS encoding 3-deoxy-D-manno-octulosonic acid transferase — its product is MNLVYNLILHFVYFLLKIIALFNKKINLFIEGRKDSFSKLNTISKDDKVVWFHAASLGEFEQGRPIIENFKLLYPNYKIVLTFFSPSGYEIKKEYKHADVVCYLPFDTKRNMQNFIETVHPELAVIIKYEFWPNLLSELQKLNIHTVLVSGIFREKQSFFKWYGGFMRKKLNAFNYFFVQNETSKKLLNSINLKNTTVCGDTRFDRVYDILKQNNTLNFISEFKNNNYTIVAGSSWAEDEECIVNYINNGSSKDEKFIIAPHNINSQDIIALKKSINKKTVLFSEKEEKNLSEYQVFIIDTIGILTKIYSYADVAYIGGGLKTNLHNTLEPAVFGIPLVFGNKKYKKFQEAVDLLSLKGAIGIHNKNDFYTTFTTLKSNNTLRTKMGVINKEYIENNIGATKLIIDYINNTLH